The Oncorhynchus kisutch isolate 150728-3 unplaced genomic scaffold, Okis_V2 scaffold1251, whole genome shotgun sequence genomic sequence actctgactgacaaccccacctacatctggtacaagaacGGACACAAAGTAAAGGAGGACACCTCCAGCCTGGACTCAGACTCCTTTAGTGATacagacagttactcctgtgctGTAAAAGGCCACGAGGATCTCCACTCTCCTGCAGTGTGTAAGTGTGGACTTTTTTATACACATTTCATATAAATACAATTTGGTTCAGGTCGAGACTTTTGTCAATAAATCAATGAATATTGATCATTATTTAAAAACGATGGTTTTCACTACTGTAAACTGGTTAACTAGTTGTATTCTACTTCATAAACAACATCAGTGTGTACTGGAAGGTATTGCAATAAAATATTTAGGAGATGTTatattgtatttttgtatttaaggTCAGAACTGTTGGAGTGTGACTTACACCCATCAGAGTATCTGTACCTTGAAGGGGTCAAAAGGGAACATATCCTGCTCCTACACATATCCCAGTTATCATGAGATCAAACATGCTTTCTGGTTTACTAAATGGTCTGGTCTGAAGGCTGAAGATCTGAGCTCAGTGCCAGGTTATGAGGGTCATATAGAGTACCTTGGGGATAGTTTGGTATATTAACATTGGAGTGACAGATATTGGCTCCACATGATACTTGAATGGATCATCTTCAATAAGAGGTTGGTTCTAAAAGTCATTGTGTGGAAAATTACATTTGTGGAAAGTTTGTGTAATATTTTTACCTGATTTAATATGTACGATTTTTAAATCCACTGTCTTTTACATCAGATGGACCAAGGAacacctcagtgtcagtcagtccttctggtgaaatagtggagggcagttcagtgactctgacctgcagcagtgatgccaacccacctgtgcAGAGTTACACCTGGTGGTACAAGAAGAATGGAGGTGAACATCAGAGTATGACAGGACCACAGCATGTCTTCAATCAAATCCAGTCATCTGACACTGGAGAGTACTACTGTGAGTCCCAGAATGAGATGGGGACAGACAGGTCTAGGACCATGAACATGGATGTGAAGTGTGAGtaaagtacagctcagtgtttgaATGAGAAGGTAGCAAAACAATTATAACTAAATGAAGTAGTCCTGAAGTACAACATCTCCAAATGTGTATTTATTAATTTTATTAACGTTTTGTGTAAGTTAGAGTTTTAGATAGTTCTCTGACTTAACAGATCATTTATTTTTGACATGACATATCATTTGTAAATATACTACTGTCCTATCCGTCGGACAAATTCTCCTTTACTAGATAACCCAAAGAacacctcagtgtcagtcagtccctctggtgaaatagtggagggcagttcagtgactctgacctgcagcagtgatgccaacccacctgtggacaaatacacctggtacaagaagaacgtaacctcaccaaaagcatcaggacagagttacagcatcactaacatcatctctgaggacagaggagaatattACTGTGAGGCCCAGAATAAATATGGACGTCTCAACTCTTCTTCTGTGTTTGTGGACGTTCAGTGTAAGTTCACCCTCATCTTTTAATCAGAGGATCACATTTAAATGTATATTTCAATAACAAGTAAAACACTATTTAATACACTGTTGTTACATATTGTCCACCAGATGGCCCAAAGAACACttcagtgtcagtcagtccctctggtgaaatagtggagggcagttcagtgactctgacctgcagcagtgatgccaacccacctgtggacaaatacacctgGTACTTTCAAAACGAGACTTTTCTAAATGGATGTGGACAGATCTACAACATAAGTAACTTCAAGTCTAAGGACAGTGGACATTACCACTGTGAGGCCTGGAATAGAAAAGGATCTAGGAACTCTACAGCTCTGATGATCATTATACCAGGTGAAGTTTCATCTTATATATTTCAATACAAAATTACATTTCAAGCTATTATTAATAGTTATACATTGGCCTATTGTACTTTGTTTTATAATTATATATCGTTGAGATTAGATCAGTTAACAAATATTGTATTATTGTCCTGGACTATGTTTATGTTCAGTTTATTATATGCCAGGGCTCATATCATCCATATTTTAATTTAGGTAAACAAACAGTTCTGACTGCAGCTGTAGGAATCATAGTGGttgttctggttctcatcctctgtctctctggactCATGTGGTTCAGGTGAGAGATTCTTTTAAAGATTATTTCACTCCAACTCTTTTTTATGAAATTACTTtgttcattgattgattgattcaggTGAGTGAAGAAGGGAACATTGatgtttgtattattattttatcaTATCACTGATTTGTTATTaacttcattcattcattcattcatttatttattgtccCAACGCCCTTAACTgaaggttagagcgttggactagtaaccggaaggttgcaagttcaaacccccgagctgacaaggtacaaatctgtcgttctgcccctgaacaggcagttaacccactgttcctaggccgtcattgaaaataagaatttgttcttaactgacttgcttagtaaaAAGAAACTGTTAAACTGTATTAGTAACAAATCAACTTCCAGTAGAGAGCAGAACTCACTCTGTTCCTCATTACAGGAGATCCACAGGAGGAAGTGATGCCACAGCAGACACACAGGTAAATCAGTTACACCAGGACCCCCACCCACAACTCATCAGGCTTTgattcagctgtgtagtgctagggcaaataacaaaacgtgcacccaggggggtCCAGCTCTGAGTTTAGGAAACCCTGAGTTACAACCAATTCACTGTGTCACTACAGTCTCTTTCATACTATTTTCattgttctctccctccctctatctccccccccccccctctctctctctctccccccccctctctctctctctacagagtgtCCGTCCTGACTGTAACAGTGACACGTACACAGCTCTGAACATGAGGACCATGTCCTCTGACTATGACACTTTGGCAGTAAGTCTCTTATCATTCATTTAGATttttgttagtgtgtttgtgttttatacAGTACTTAAATGGGTATAGAGAAAATTATGGAAAGACTAGTGTCTCAATGAACtcatgcctctctgtctctctctccagagtgtcCATGCTGACCCTACCAGGGACCCCAACAGTGACACATACACAGCTCTGAACATGAAGACCAGGTCACCAGAGTATGACACCCTGGCAGtgagtttg encodes the following:
- the LOC109878261 gene encoding B-cell receptor CD22-like; translated protein: MEAGIEPEDIGQNQEYAGRLEYHGDKKKDCTLKITDLRERDSATYTFRFITDQTRGRYYGDPGVTLTVTGLQVKVTGGHQDKTLTCSTTCTLTDNPTYIWYKNGHKVKEDTSSLDSDSFSDTDSYSCAVKGHEDLHSPAVYGPRNTSVSVSPSGEIVEGSSVTLTCSSDANPPVQSYTWWYKKNGGEHQSMTGPQHVFNQIQSSDTGEYYCESQNEMGTDRSRTMNMDVKYNPKNTSVSVSPSGEIVEGSSVTLTCSSDANPPVDKYTWYKKNVTSPKASGQSYSITNIISEDRGEYYCEAQNKYGRLNSSSVFVDVQYGPKNTSVSVSPSGEIVEGSSVTLTCSSDANPPVDKYTWYFQNETFLNGCGQIYNISNFKSKDSGHYHCEAWNRKGSRNSTALMIIIPGKQTVLTAAVGIIVVVLVLILCLSGLMWFRRSTGGSDATADTQSVRPDCNSDTYTALNMRTMSSDYDTLASVHADPTRDPNSDTYTALNMKTRSPEYDTLANVRLSQ